A genomic stretch from Bos javanicus breed banteng chromosome 3, ARS-OSU_banteng_1.0, whole genome shotgun sequence includes:
- the LOC133243468 gene encoding uncharacterized protein LOC133243468: MEKKCKKAKWLSGEALQIAVKREAKSKGEKERYKHLNAEFQRIARRDKKAFLRDQCKEIEENNRMGKTRDLFKKIRDTKGTFHAKMGSIKDRNGMDLTEAEDIKKRWQEYTEELYKKDLHDPDNHDGVITDLEPDILECEVKWALESITMNKASGGDGIPVELFQILKDDAVKVLHSIWQQIWKTQQWPQDWKRSVFIPIPKKSNAKECSNYHTIALISHASKVMLKILQARLQQYVNCELPDVQAGFRKCRGTRDQIANIHWIMEKAREFQKNICFIDYAKAFDCVDHNKLLKILQEMGIPDHLFCLLRNLCRSGSNS, translated from the coding sequence atggaaaagaaatgcaaaaaagcaaaatggctgtctggggaagccttacaaatagctgtgaaaagagaagcgaaaagcaaaggagaaaaggaaagatataagcatctgaatgcagagtttcaaagaatagcaagaagagataagaaagccttcctcagagatcaatgcaaagaaatagaggaaaacaacagaatgggaaagactagagatctcttcaagaaaattagagataccaagggaacatttcatgcaaagatgggctcgataaaggacagaaatggtatggacctaacagaagcagaagatataaagaagagatggcaagaatacacagaagaactatacaaaaaagatcttcatgacccagataatcatgatggtgtgatcactgacctagagccagacatcctggaatgtgaagtcaagtgggccttagaaagcatcactatgaacaaagctagtggaggtgatggaattccagttgagctattccaaatcctgaaagatgatgctgtgaaagtgctgcactcaatatggcagcaaatttggaaaactcagcagtggccacaggactggaaaaggtcagttttcattccaatcccaaagaaaagcaatgccaaagaatgctcaaactaccacacaattgcactcatctcacatgctagtaaagtaatgctcaaaattctccaagccagacttcagcaatacgtgaactgtgaacttcctgatgttcaagctggatttagaaaatgcagaggaaccagagatcaaattgccaacatccactggatcatggaaaaggcaagagagttccagaaaaacatctgcttcattgactatgccaaagcttttgattgtgtggatcacaataaactgttgaaaattcttcaagagatgggaataccagaccacctgttctgcctcttgagaaatctatgcaggtcaggaagcaacagttag